The proteins below are encoded in one region of Acidisarcina polymorpha:
- a CDS encoding sensor histidine kinase — MSFFPKRSNTRSQIHLVALIALSWSVLACAQGAGTGLQQYVRAEWGPDKGLSSGRIQALAQTRDGYLWIGTAEGLFRFDGLRFVPILTAQNHPLPQILGLAVDRDGILWVRAADTRIRKVRRDEIGPPVSLDKRFLAIVAMAADQTSGIYATETLKSVVRLTQNHVDQLSIHLHTLLISISEASDRRLWIGTDRGLLSWSNGKLSAVGGPEVNQKINCLLPDTGGHVWVGTDDGLAYWDGHNLIPRSFGNHEMQHLQVLTIMEDREKNLWIGTARGLLRSNSVGAAWVRAGPSSERVPVTTLLQDREGDIWFGSGSTLERLKNTPIVPVRLNDSTLGESFGPIYVGQNGRVWFADVRHGLYWMEHGIAHSVLNDGMSKDEVYSIDGNGDDIWVGRRNGGLTRLHIGPGSIESKTWTTVDGLSQNSVYTVRVSFDGTVWAGTLTGGLNRFSKGLFAHVDEKDGLPANDVSAIELGRQGQVWIGTSRGVCQMEDLRCLPLFPGTQPAGKDVLSLFEDPSRGLWIGTSHGLFLADDHDEHPALIGTGSQPRILGLSLDTTGRLWIESDRAVMSTVPAELLTSKGSSFRTYGNEDGLQSNEGVHRSRSLVTDSSGQVWITTAHELAMIATHPTPIPIVIPHVEEVSADGALLDRSSADVPPGVKRLNFSFTGLDLHAPSRIRFRYRLDDFDKTWIDVVNEREATYTNLAPGKYTFRLIASNESNSWNSEESTVRVVIEPGIWQRWSVKVILAGALTLLVVFVYYTRTTFLLAQANLLADERLSERTRIARDVHDTLLQGFISSLMHLHVAEKQIPTESPLKNRLAFVLEGMEKVIEEARLTVVGLRTPDSGHENLEGCLRDFFQEISDIGNADLMLRSTGRPHRLKPAAHEDISAIAKEAILNALRHAGAKRVLVTIAWGWLGLKLLISDDGSGMDATVAEHGRPQHWGLASMRERAKQLKGRFKIESHSVSGTKITLSIPARIAYQRLSKSTRTKPSDTG, encoded by the coding sequence TTGAGTTTTTTCCCTAAGAGATCGAACACTCGAAGCCAGATCCACCTTGTTGCGCTGATCGCTCTCTCGTGGTCTGTATTGGCCTGTGCACAGGGCGCTGGTACGGGTTTACAGCAGTACGTGCGCGCCGAATGGGGACCGGATAAGGGGCTTTCGTCCGGCCGGATTCAGGCGCTCGCGCAGACCCGCGACGGTTATCTCTGGATTGGAACGGCAGAAGGCCTTTTCCGTTTTGACGGTTTGCGTTTTGTGCCGATACTTACCGCTCAGAATCATCCGTTACCTCAGATCCTCGGTCTTGCGGTCGACAGGGACGGCATCCTCTGGGTGCGAGCCGCAGATACGCGCATCCGGAAGGTGAGGCGGGACGAAATCGGCCCTCCTGTTTCTCTCGACAAAAGGTTCCTCGCTATAGTCGCCATGGCGGCCGACCAGACGTCTGGGATCTATGCCACGGAAACGCTTAAGAGCGTGGTGCGACTGACACAGAATCATGTGGATCAGCTCTCTATTCACCTACATACCCTGCTGATCTCGATCTCCGAGGCGAGCGACCGGAGGCTTTGGATTGGAACGGATCGAGGCCTTTTGTCTTGGTCGAACGGGAAACTGTCGGCGGTAGGCGGTCCCGAGGTAAATCAAAAAATCAACTGTCTGCTTCCTGATACTGGTGGTCACGTTTGGGTGGGAACGGATGATGGGCTCGCCTACTGGGATGGTCACAACCTGATTCCCCGTTCATTTGGGAATCATGAAATGCAACATCTTCAGGTGCTAACGATCATGGAGGACCGGGAAAAGAACTTGTGGATCGGAACCGCGCGGGGCTTGCTGAGATCCAACTCTGTTGGGGCTGCGTGGGTTCGAGCAGGTCCGAGTTCCGAGCGCGTCCCTGTGACAACGCTATTGCAAGATAGAGAGGGAGATATCTGGTTTGGTAGTGGTTCCACTTTGGAACGACTGAAGAACACTCCGATCGTCCCGGTCAGACTGAATGACTCCACTCTTGGGGAGAGTTTCGGTCCTATATATGTAGGTCAGAATGGCCGCGTATGGTTTGCAGATGTTCGCCATGGTCTTTACTGGATGGAACATGGGATCGCACACTCTGTGCTCAACGACGGCATGTCGAAGGATGAGGTGTACTCCATAGACGGTAACGGAGACGATATTTGGGTTGGAAGACGAAACGGCGGGTTGACGAGGCTACATATCGGCCCTGGTTCCATCGAAAGCAAAACCTGGACGACGGTTGACGGACTCTCGCAGAACAGTGTGTATACAGTGCGTGTGTCGTTCGATGGGACGGTGTGGGCAGGCACTCTGACAGGAGGGCTAAATCGATTCTCGAAAGGCCTGTTCGCACATGTCGACGAGAAAGACGGATTGCCCGCCAATGACGTCTCGGCTATTGAGCTCGGCCGCCAGGGCCAAGTATGGATCGGCACATCAAGGGGGGTGTGCCAAATGGAAGATCTTCGATGCTTGCCCCTATTCCCAGGAACGCAGCCTGCCGGAAAAGATGTGCTTTCACTCTTCGAAGATCCATCCCGTGGCCTTTGGATCGGGACCTCGCATGGGCTGTTTCTTGCTGACGATCATGATGAACATCCCGCCCTGATCGGAACGGGATCACAGCCGAGGATTTTAGGCTTGAGCTTGGACACGACCGGAAGACTCTGGATCGAAAGCGATCGGGCCGTCATGAGCACCGTCCCTGCGGAGTTATTGACGTCGAAGGGCTCTTCCTTCCGAACGTATGGAAACGAAGATGGACTGCAGTCAAACGAAGGTGTTCACCGCTCCCGCTCGTTGGTCACTGACAGTAGTGGGCAGGTGTGGATTACAACCGCGCATGAACTGGCGATGATCGCAACCCACCCAACACCTATTCCGATTGTTATTCCTCATGTAGAAGAAGTCAGCGCCGATGGTGCGCTCTTGGATCGTAGTAGCGCAGACGTGCCCCCCGGCGTCAAGCGGCTCAATTTCTCTTTTACTGGCCTGGACCTGCACGCTCCGTCACGAATTCGTTTTCGCTATCGTCTTGATGACTTCGACAAGACTTGGATCGATGTTGTCAATGAACGGGAGGCAACGTATACCAATCTAGCGCCCGGTAAATACACGTTCCGATTGATTGCCTCCAATGAGTCAAATTCCTGGAATTCAGAGGAGAGCACGGTCCGAGTCGTCATTGAGCCTGGCATTTGGCAGCGTTGGTCGGTGAAAGTGATCTTAGCAGGAGCCCTCACTCTTTTAGTGGTGTTCGTGTATTACACGCGTACGACTTTCCTTCTGGCACAGGCGAACCTCCTCGCGGATGAACGTCTTAGTGAGCGAACGCGGATCGCACGCGACGTTCACGATACTCTTCTACAGGGATTCATAAGTTCGCTGATGCACCTTCATGTCGCGGAGAAACAGATTCCAACCGAGTCTCCTCTGAAAAACAGGTTGGCATTCGTACTGGAAGGCATGGAAAAGGTCATTGAAGAGGCGAGGCTCACAGTCGTCGGGCTCCGGACCCCTGATTCTGGGCACGAAAATCTTGAAGGCTGCCTACGAGACTTCTTTCAAGAAATAAGTGACATCGGGAATGCTGATTTGATGCTTCGCTCGACTGGTAGACCTCACCGCCTTAAACCTGCAGCCCATGAAGACATAAGCGCAATTGCGAAAGAGGCGATCTTGAATGCCTTGCGCCATGCCGGCGCGAAAAGGGTGCTGGTAACCATTGCCTGGGGGTGGCTGGGATTGAAGCTGCTAATCTCCGATGACGGCTCTGGTATGGATGCGACCGTAGCAGAGCACGGGCGCCCCCAGCATTGGGGGCTTGCTAGTATGCGCGAGCGAGCAAAGCAACTCAAGGGTCGATTCAAGATTGAAAGCCATTCAGTCTCTGGTACAAAGATTACGTTAAGCATTCCTGCGAGGATCGCTTATCAAAGGCTGAGCAAATCTACGAGGACGAAGCCTTCCGATACAGGCTGA
- a CDS encoding IS110 family transposase, which produces MAIRTVGIDVAKSVFHLVALNEKGSVVVKKKFSRPQLLVYTANLRAEVIGMEACSGSHYLARILASQGHDVRLMPAEYVRPYVKSNKNDFIDAEAIAEAVLRPTMRFVPMKTEEQLDLQALHRVRERWIQRRVALTNQIRGFLLERGLPIRVGSEHLRKNLPAVLEDAENGLSDRSRTILSALREEWEELEAKIGNVTEEIGRISRSNESCKRLTGIPGIGPIISTALVAAVGNAAAFRTGRDMASWLGLVPRQHSSGGKAKLLGISKRGNQYLRKMLVEGARAAFARLNRSQHSFGPWMDELAVRKHSNVAVVALANKLARIAWAILTTGQQYRPAA; this is translated from the coding sequence ATGGCTATTCGTACCGTTGGAATCGATGTTGCAAAATCCGTCTTTCACCTCGTCGCTCTTAATGAGAAGGGCTCCGTGGTAGTGAAGAAGAAGTTCTCGCGACCTCAGTTGCTGGTGTACACGGCGAACCTGAGGGCGGAGGTGATTGGGATGGAGGCTTGCTCCGGATCACACTATCTGGCTCGCATTCTTGCCAGCCAAGGCCACGATGTCAGGCTCATGCCGGCGGAGTACGTGCGCCCGTATGTGAAGTCGAACAAGAACGACTTCATCGATGCAGAGGCGATTGCTGAGGCGGTGTTGCGGCCTACCATGCGCTTCGTTCCAATGAAGACGGAAGAGCAGCTCGATCTGCAGGCGCTTCACCGCGTGCGCGAGCGTTGGATTCAACGCAGGGTGGCGCTCACCAATCAGATCCGTGGATTTCTGCTTGAACGCGGTCTTCCGATACGGGTTGGATCCGAACATCTTCGAAAGAATTTGCCGGCGGTCTTGGAGGATGCGGAGAATGGACTGAGCGACCGTTCACGCACGATTCTGTCAGCACTCCGAGAAGAGTGGGAAGAGCTAGAGGCAAAGATTGGCAATGTGACGGAGGAGATCGGCCGTATCTCCCGATCGAACGAATCGTGCAAACGTTTGACGGGTATTCCCGGGATCGGCCCGATCATCTCCACCGCTCTTGTCGCAGCAGTGGGCAATGCAGCAGCTTTCCGGACAGGCCGTGATATGGCCTCTTGGCTGGGGCTTGTTCCGCGGCAGCACTCCTCAGGTGGTAAGGCGAAGTTGCTGGGTATAAGCAAGCGGGGAAATCAGTACTTGCGGAAAATGCTGGTTGAGGGCGCTCGAGCCGCATTCGCACGACTAAACCGATCTCAGCATAGCTTCGGTCCCTGGATGGACGAGCTTGCAGTAAGGAAGCATTCCAATGTGGCTGTTGTGGCACTGGCCAACAAGCTGGCTCGTATCGCATGGGCCATTCTGACAACCGGTCAGCAGTACCGTCCCGCTGCGTAG
- a CDS encoding single-stranded DNA-binding protein, translating into MHSFKNNAHLEGNLGKDAEIKTVNNQQVVNFSIAVHEKWEKNGSTHQRTDWFNIEVWGPMTKFAATLKKGDPVIVEGKLIPRRYKVDEVDHFALSIRANSLRKIDYNQPAVIDEPDDAAPDAEDAPF; encoded by the coding sequence ATGCACAGCTTCAAGAACAACGCCCACCTCGAAGGCAATCTCGGCAAAGACGCCGAAATCAAGACCGTCAACAACCAGCAGGTCGTCAATTTCTCCATCGCCGTTCACGAGAAGTGGGAGAAGAACGGCTCGACCCACCAGAGGACAGATTGGTTCAACATCGAGGTCTGGGGGCCGATGACCAAGTTCGCCGCCACCCTGAAAAAGGGCGACCCGGTGATCGTCGAAGGCAAACTGATCCCGCGCCGCTACAAGGTCGATGAGGTCGACCACTTCGCCCTAAGCATCCGAGCCAACTCCCTCCGCAAGATCGACTACAACCAGCCCGCAGTCATTGACGAACCTGATGATGCAGCCCCAGATGCCGAGGACGCCCCCTTCTAA
- a CDS encoding RNA polymerase sigma factor, with amino-acid sequence MFVKTKSASLPSEECSGAPGGAANIADRQIALARLMVLIRELKPLDRQVVLLYLEGVDAAGIAEVTGISSGNVATKIHRLKNILTRRFQAGGNHDQ; translated from the coding sequence TTGTTTGTCAAAACCAAGTCTGCAAGCCTCCCTTCCGAAGAGTGTTCGGGTGCGCCTGGCGGTGCCGCCAACATCGCCGATCGACAGATCGCCCTTGCGCGGCTCATGGTATTGATTCGCGAGCTAAAACCACTCGATCGGCAAGTGGTCCTACTTTATCTCGAAGGCGTAGACGCTGCCGGAATCGCGGAGGTGACGGGCATCTCCAGCGGCAACGTCGCCACAAAGATCCATCGCCTGAAAAACATTCTCACTCGCCGCTTTCAAGCAGGAGGCAATCATGACCAATGA
- a CDS encoding serine hydrolase domain-containing protein, whose product MGTLGPLHVRLHLKVDSSGLVTGTLDSPDQGANGISCADFRLDGEAMSFTVPAVHGSWKGTVANDGASLSGTWDQGSPTPLNFARDNFVAAAKPSPVDGIWLGTLQVGSTPLRLQLSVKSDTAGREFCAMDSLDQHAMGLECAKVVLSANDFSFDVPAVHGNWKGTLSADGNILSGVWSQGSPLPLNFTRRSVAIAAAPIAAPTYDAALAPVAAADLQSVLDRDLAEALKSGELAPGTGVGISIAVVEHGVRRVFSYGAAKQDSIFEIGSITKTFTGLVLSQMVEQGKVKFDEPVRELLPPGTVAKPAGNEITLLDLATQHSGLPRIPDNFKPADPSNPYADYGAPNLYAFVAQHGVAKPVDAGFLYSNLGFGLLGQALSVHSGLSYPALLKKEVIDPLGLKDTTVSLSPAQQIRFVEGHDEHHHPAHAWDLDALAGAGAIRSTAADMLTYLEANLHPEKLTRVAGSSAGATLSAALVQSHQLRADAMPGTRIALAWLFVDKTGDYWHNGATGGYSSYAFFNPKADYAAVVLLNTTLGSTGSFADRLGEHISQRLAGKPAISLAN is encoded by the coding sequence TTGGGAACCCTCGGTCCCCTGCACGTCAGGCTGCATCTGAAAGTGGACTCTTCAGGGTTGGTCACTGGCACTCTCGACAGCCCCGATCAAGGAGCCAACGGTATTTCCTGCGCTGACTTCCGTCTGGATGGTGAAGCCATGAGCTTTACAGTCCCGGCGGTCCACGGCTCATGGAAGGGAACCGTGGCCAACGATGGTGCGTCGCTCTCCGGAACATGGGACCAAGGAAGTCCGACGCCCTTGAACTTCGCGCGCGACAACTTTGTGGCAGCGGCCAAACCCTCGCCGGTCGATGGTATCTGGCTGGGGACGCTGCAAGTTGGAAGCACGCCTCTTCGTCTTCAACTTAGTGTAAAGAGCGATACCGCTGGTCGCGAGTTCTGCGCCATGGATAGCCTCGACCAACACGCCATGGGCCTGGAATGCGCAAAGGTCGTCCTCTCAGCCAACGACTTTTCATTCGATGTTCCGGCTGTCCATGGAAACTGGAAAGGCACGCTTTCAGCCGATGGCAACATTCTCTCGGGTGTCTGGAGCCAGGGCAGCCCGTTGCCGCTGAACTTTACCCGGCGATCTGTCGCGATAGCCGCCGCGCCCATTGCTGCACCCACCTACGATGCGGCACTCGCCCCGGTTGCGGCAGCCGATTTGCAATCCGTGCTGGACCGCGATTTGGCCGAAGCGCTCAAAAGTGGAGAACTTGCGCCTGGGACCGGCGTCGGGATATCCATTGCTGTTGTCGAACACGGTGTCAGGCGTGTCTTCAGTTACGGCGCCGCCAAGCAGGATTCGATCTTCGAAATCGGCTCCATCACCAAGACCTTCACCGGCCTTGTGCTCTCGCAGATGGTGGAACAGGGCAAGGTAAAGTTCGATGAGCCGGTGCGCGAACTGCTGCCGCCGGGTACGGTTGCCAAGCCCGCCGGAAATGAAATAACGCTGCTCGATCTGGCCACGCAGCATTCCGGCCTTCCGCGCATACCGGACAACTTCAAGCCCGCCGATCCAAGCAATCCCTATGCCGACTACGGCGCACCCAATCTATACGCATTTGTGGCTCAGCACGGTGTGGCAAAGCCTGTGGACGCCGGTTTTCTTTACAGCAACCTCGGCTTCGGTCTGCTTGGCCAGGCGCTGTCGGTTCATAGTGGCCTGTCATATCCAGCCCTTCTAAAGAAAGAGGTAATTGATCCGCTGGGGCTGAAAGACACAACCGTATCCCTCTCCCCCGCGCAACAGATCCGCTTCGTTGAAGGTCATGACGAACATCATCACCCCGCACACGCCTGGGATCTGGATGCCCTAGCGGGAGCCGGAGCAATCCGCTCGACTGCGGCTGACATGCTTACCTATCTGGAGGCAAACCTGCATCCTGAAAAGCTCACGCGCGTTGCCGGTTCTTCTGCTGGGGCCACGCTGTCTGCAGCTCTCGTCCAGTCGCATCAGCTTCGAGCAGATGCGATGCCTGGAACGCGCATCGCTCTCGCGTGGCTCTTTGTAGATAAAACTGGAGACTATTGGCACAATGGAGCCACCGGTGGATACAGCTCCTACGCATTCTTCAATCCCAAGGCAGATTACGCCGCCGTTGTGCTGCTCAATACCACTCTAGGAAGTACCGGCAGCTTTGCAGATCGGCTGGGCGAACACATTAGCCAGAGATTGGCTGGCAAACCAGCTATATCCCTCGCCAACTAG
- a CDS encoding IS110 family transposase, with protein MSKQIVALGKPAVSTEKYPDRQVKKLFCGIDIGAETLAIAVMEVDHPWVQREFANTVAGHKALLNWLGKMKAPVRVSLEATGIYSMDLALALDATEFVEVAVLNPKRVHDFARTLRRSKTDSADAQVLAEFSLRMPFAAWQKPSQSALALRAISRHLEALVVQQRREGNRLHAAERSLATPRCVIADLKRSLAGVDRRIVKLRREALTLIAADAHLSQRFRLLTSVPGIAAVSALQILGELVLLAPDMKVRQWVARSGLDPVHQDSGTSVHKPSRISRAGSRHLRRALYMPALAAVRWDPHLKAFYEALLARHKRKLQALIAVARKLLHAIYGIFGSQTPYDGSKLFPHLLTI; from the coding sequence ATGAGCAAGCAGATCGTTGCTCTTGGTAAGCCCGCAGTTTCAACCGAGAAATACCCAGATCGCCAAGTGAAGAAGTTGTTTTGCGGTATTGATATAGGCGCGGAAACTCTGGCGATTGCAGTGATGGAGGTGGACCATCCGTGGGTGCAACGCGAGTTTGCCAACACCGTTGCGGGACACAAGGCGCTGCTCAACTGGCTGGGAAAGATGAAGGCGCCGGTGCGGGTATCGCTGGAGGCCACCGGCATTTATTCGATGGACCTGGCCTTGGCCCTGGATGCGACCGAGTTTGTGGAGGTAGCGGTGCTGAACCCAAAAAGGGTTCACGACTTTGCGCGGACACTTCGCCGGTCCAAAACGGACTCAGCAGATGCTCAGGTGCTGGCAGAGTTCAGTCTGCGCATGCCCTTTGCAGCCTGGCAAAAGCCCAGTCAAAGCGCCCTCGCTCTGCGCGCCATCAGCCGGCATCTGGAGGCGTTGGTGGTCCAGCAAAGGCGGGAAGGTAATCGCCTGCACGCCGCCGAAAGATCGTTAGCCACGCCGCGCTGTGTGATCGCGGACCTGAAGCGTTCGCTGGCCGGAGTTGACCGGCGCATCGTGAAGCTGCGCCGTGAGGCCCTGACGTTGATCGCCGCTGATGCCCACTTGAGCCAGCGTTTCAGGCTGTTAACAAGCGTTCCGGGCATCGCGGCCGTCAGCGCGTTGCAGATCCTGGGCGAACTGGTCCTGCTGGCCCCAGACATGAAGGTGCGTCAATGGGTCGCGCGCAGCGGGCTCGATCCGGTACACCAAGACTCTGGCACTTCGGTGCATAAACCATCGCGCATCAGTCGCGCTGGCAGTCGCCACCTGCGCCGGGCGCTTTATATGCCGGCTCTGGCCGCAGTGCGTTGGGACCCACATCTAAAGGCGTTCTATGAAGCCTTGCTTGCGCGGCACAAACGCAAACTGCAGGCACTGATCGCGGTCGCTCGCAAACTGCTTCACGCCATCTACGGCATCTTCGGCAGCCAAACTCCCTACGACGGAAGCAAGCTCTTCCCGCATCTGCTGACCATATAA
- a CDS encoding DUF3363 domain-containing protein, protein MSKPLGKIPATTKPKSSERERSVRLRPGRQRAVNTTPRVRSSAAAKNLFRLVRLVSRSPRAPGRVGGQGGSSRLSNYMRRAVVNVRYKTSKSPRSWKAHGAYLERESATRPVETEHGREHDPSKDRLGVAKEESLAAIADRWQRDGDARIWKIIVSPEDSGVDFERTAKTVISAIERETGHPVEWAGIVHRNTDHAHAHLVIRGRSPDGKPLDLPRTVIRQGLREAVRLDLTHQLGPRTIADIERQKTGELTTARVTSLDRSLARRVRDHSSDGAFQRLLRTNNVEEQRRLNYLKTIGLARQETSELWLLRTDFVAQLTQMKDLQDRARTLFRSGVAISDPHAPMEFLSGSRKFIGRVLLNSEDERTGAMQTIFETIDGRIQIIRHDSTLRAAWERGDLRPGNLVSIDFLKSSPERLYAVSLGADQTVLTDKKALDVVLRKIDLRELAKPELEKGWMGQFRKALSERARSRPRDRAL, encoded by the coding sequence ATGTCTAAGCCCCTTGGCAAAATTCCAGCCACGACGAAACCAAAGAGCTCCGAAAGAGAGCGGTCAGTACGGCTGCGCCCCGGCAGGCAGCGTGCTGTTAACACTACACCTCGTGTCCGATCGTCCGCAGCAGCCAAGAATCTGTTTCGTCTTGTGCGCCTGGTTAGCCGGTCTCCTCGTGCCCCAGGAAGGGTAGGCGGCCAAGGCGGATCATCCCGCCTTTCCAACTATATGCGGCGAGCTGTCGTCAACGTCCGTTACAAGACTTCAAAGAGCCCTCGATCCTGGAAGGCCCATGGCGCCTATCTGGAGCGAGAGAGCGCTACTCGGCCCGTCGAAACTGAACATGGTCGCGAACACGATCCCTCTAAAGACCGATTGGGCGTTGCCAAGGAAGAGTCTCTTGCCGCGATCGCCGACCGGTGGCAGCGCGACGGAGATGCTCGAATATGGAAGATTATTGTTTCTCCGGAAGATTCAGGCGTCGACTTCGAGCGGACGGCGAAGACCGTTATTTCCGCAATCGAACGCGAGACGGGACATCCGGTAGAGTGGGCTGGAATAGTGCATCGCAACACGGACCACGCTCATGCTCACTTGGTAATCCGGGGTCGTAGCCCAGATGGCAAACCGCTCGACCTTCCGCGCACTGTTATACGGCAAGGACTTCGGGAAGCGGTGCGCCTTGACCTTACCCACCAACTAGGACCAAGGACCATCGCCGACATTGAGCGTCAGAAGACGGGCGAACTAACAACGGCCCGTGTGACTAGCCTCGACCGGTCGTTGGCCCGTCGCGTCCGGGACCACTCCTCCGATGGCGCATTCCAACGCCTTTTGAGAACCAACAATGTTGAGGAGCAGAGACGCCTCAACTATCTGAAAACCATCGGTCTCGCCCGGCAGGAGACGAGCGAACTCTGGCTTCTTCGCACCGACTTCGTGGCTCAACTGACGCAGATGAAAGACCTCCAAGATCGCGCCAGGACTCTCTTCCGCTCCGGCGTCGCCATCAGCGATCCCCATGCGCCAATGGAGTTTCTCTCGGGATCCCGCAAGTTTATTGGCCGCGTGCTCCTGAACAGCGAGGATGAACGGACAGGGGCCATGCAGACAATCTTCGAAACCATCGACGGCCGCATTCAAATCATTCGCCACGACAGCACGTTGCGCGCCGCCTGGGAGCGCGGAGACCTCAGGCCGGGCAATCTCGTGTCCATCGATTTCCTCAAGAGCTCGCCCGAACGGCTCTACGCCGTCTCTCTCGGTGCCGACCAAACCGTGCTCACCGACAAGAAGGCCTTAGATGTCGTTCTGCGAAAAATCGATTTGCGGGAGCTTGCCAAGCCGGAGCTCGAGAAGGGATGGATGGGCCAATTTCGCAAGGCCCTCTCCGAACGCGCCCGCAGCCGCCCCCGAGACCGCGCTTTATGA
- a CDS encoding type IV secretory system conjugative DNA transfer family protein, translating to MSKTRQAPPGYVLPSRPRWQGGINLSSLFGALLAFATVAWAATEWLAFTLGNPLEMGQPLGWHQGIGIFPPYAGLVLWKKYAGSRFIGSVVRREIWEAFGITFVGGIFAAYLGYWVLSLLRDRRSTDSLQNIHGSAAWATQDDIKKLGLFDAQDGVYIGGWRNPKTNQVHYLIHSGAEPVLLFAPSRSGKGVSAIIPTLCQWRQSVFVYDLKGENWDKTSGFRAAIGQRVLKFAPTLPAESCCYNPLSEIRWETDYEISDVQTIANAVVRHGNDETMYKHFEDAAVDLVSAGIVHLGYLYRNLETPREVTLPDVLALYSSPGEDFKSVLTTMQNTIHMPGGKTNPRLRWLDLNGRLTYTHPFVGKAVQRQLNRADREASSIQSSVVTPMTIYDDPIVMKTVSHSDFQIRDLVYGEKPMSLYFKVPQPDRDRLRPLVRLMLQLIFNRLMEQLDSNRKHLLLMLDEFPELKKIPNLASAMSLMAGYKIKPYLIAQTLTQIVEEYGPNESITDNCYIKAAFQTDNLQTCKNLSELSGNMTVEKETVNYSGARTDFYLKHIFRSVEQVSRPLITVDEIRRIKPPQKASNDPNSKITAPGDMLIFINGVAPIYGVQSLYFLNDTLLARTQLSPPVFQTAEDRSRPFKPVESPGVNIKSIVAAATAALPIQQEAT from the coding sequence ATGAGCAAGACGCGTCAAGCACCTCCCGGTTACGTACTTCCCTCCCGCCCCCGATGGCAGGGCGGTATCAATCTTAGCTCGCTTTTTGGAGCCCTGCTCGCATTTGCCACGGTCGCATGGGCGGCTACCGAGTGGCTCGCCTTCACTCTCGGCAACCCGCTCGAGATGGGCCAGCCGCTCGGATGGCATCAAGGCATCGGCATCTTCCCTCCCTACGCTGGTTTAGTTCTCTGGAAAAAATACGCAGGCAGCCGTTTCATCGGCTCCGTTGTCCGCCGCGAGATTTGGGAAGCCTTCGGTATCACTTTTGTCGGCGGGATCTTCGCAGCCTATCTTGGGTATTGGGTACTTTCTCTCCTCCGTGACAGGAGAAGTACTGATAGCCTCCAGAACATTCACGGCTCCGCCGCTTGGGCCACTCAAGACGACATTAAAAAATTGGGCCTTTTCGACGCTCAAGATGGCGTCTACATCGGTGGGTGGCGGAATCCAAAAACCAATCAGGTCCATTATCTGATCCACTCCGGAGCCGAACCAGTCTTGCTCTTTGCTCCCAGTCGCAGCGGCAAAGGCGTCTCCGCAATCATCCCGACGCTTTGCCAATGGCGGCAAAGCGTTTTTGTCTACGATCTCAAGGGAGAAAACTGGGACAAGACTTCCGGCTTCAGAGCAGCGATCGGCCAGCGCGTCCTGAAATTCGCTCCTACTCTTCCCGCTGAGAGTTGCTGCTACAACCCCCTCTCCGAAATCCGCTGGGAGACCGACTATGAGATTTCGGACGTGCAAACCATCGCAAACGCGGTCGTCCGTCACGGCAACGACGAGACGATGTACAAACACTTTGAAGATGCAGCCGTCGACCTCGTTTCCGCCGGCATTGTCCATCTCGGCTACCTATACCGGAATCTCGAAACTCCACGAGAGGTCACCTTGCCCGATGTACTCGCCCTCTACTCGTCTCCCGGAGAGGATTTTAAGAGCGTTCTCACGACGATGCAAAACACCATTCACATGCCAGGCGGGAAGACAAACCCTCGCTTGCGCTGGCTGGACTTGAATGGACGGCTGACCTACACCCATCCCTTTGTAGGCAAGGCAGTCCAACGCCAGCTCAATCGGGCCGACCGCGAGGCATCGAGTATTCAATCGAGCGTGGTCACTCCCATGACTATCTATGACGACCCTATCGTGATGAAGACTGTCTCGCACTCCGACTTCCAGATCCGCGACCTCGTGTATGGCGAAAAGCCCATGAGCCTTTATTTTAAGGTCCCGCAACCGGATCGAGACCGGCTGCGCCCCCTCGTTCGCCTCATGCTCCAGCTCATTTTCAACCGCCTCATGGAACAACTCGACTCCAATCGAAAACACTTGCTTCTTATGCTTGACGAGTTTCCCGAGTTGAAAAAAATACCGAACCTCGCGTCCGCCATGAGCTTAATGGCCGGATACAAAATCAAGCCCTACCTTATAGCCCAGACACTCACACAGATCGTCGAGGAATACGGACCGAACGAATCGATCACCGATAACTGCTACATCAAAGCGGCCTTCCAAACCGACAATCTCCAGACCTGCAAAAACCTCTCCGAGTTAAGCGGGAACATGACAGTCGAGAAAGAGACGGTTAACTACAGCGGAGCGCGCACCGACTTCTACCTGAAACACATCTTTCGCAGCGTCGAGCAAGTATCTCGCCCGCTCATCACTGTCGACGAAATCCGCAGAATCAAGCCACCCCAGAAGGCCTCGAACGACCCAAACAGCAAAATCACTGCTCCTGGCGACATGTTGATCTTTATCAACGGCGTCGCGCCCATCTATGGCGTCCAGAGCCTTTACTTTCTCAACGACACTTTGCTGGCGCGAACCCAGCTATCGCCGCCCGTCTTCCAAACCGCCGAAGATCGAAGCCGCCCTTTTAAACCGGTCGAGTCACCCGGCGTGAACATCAAGTCAATCGTAGCGGCGGCGACCGCCGCCCTTCCCATACAGCAGGAGGCAACATAA